One genomic segment of Misgurnus anguillicaudatus chromosome 23, ASM2758022v2, whole genome shotgun sequence includes these proteins:
- the LOC141359600 gene encoding sialoadhesin-like, with protein sequence MLQQYFVTLSGLSNSSCWGVTYTSTRVCALVGSTVNIHSSYSHPTGYTVEKTSWDYRYEREFRDLREVSQFAGRVEFVGNTLRIKDVNMSDTGSYQFRFITNTSDVVSGYPGVLLTVREISDTRVRSSPDPVIDGEKVILSCSTGCTLDNKHTYIWYKNGQQVTDGLTLLNKLYLDSINSEELQEYSCTVRDTMDKTNA encoded by the exons atgttacagcagtattttgtgactctttcaggtctttctaacagtagctgttggggtgtgacttacacctctacaagagtttgtgctttagtgggatcaacagtaaatattcactcttcatactcacatcccactggatATACAGTAGAGAAAACATCCTGGGATTACCGTTATGAGAGGGAATTCAGAGATCTGCGTGAGGTTTCTCAGTTTGCTGGTCGTGTGGAGTTTGTGGGAAACACACTGAGAATCAAAGACGTCAACATGAGTGACACTGGATCATATCAGTTCAGGTTCATCACTAACACATCAGATGTAGTTTCTGGTTATCCTGGAGTCCTTCTTACTGTTAGAG AAATTTCAGATACACGAGTGAGAAGCAGTCCAGACCctgtgatagatggagaaaaagtgatattaagctgttcaaccggatgcactctggataacaaacatacttacatctggtataagaatggacaacaggtaacagatggattgacattattaaacaagctgtacctggactcaatcaacagtgaggagctacaagagtattcctgtactgtaagag ATACAATGGACAAAACAAATgcttaa